The bacterium DNA window CCTCAAGCAAACTCTCGTGTTTAACATGAATTTGAAAATCATTCCCCACTTGAGCTTTGAGCTTCAAAGCTGCTTGCTCGTTGCTGACAGCTAAATCTCGAAGCTTAAACTCGCGCGCCAAACTTAAGAGCTCATCAGTTCTAGTATGGGCAGAAATACCCACGACAGTAAATTTATCTTGATTGCGTCGAATCACATCTAAGGTTGAACGTCCAATCGAACCTGTCGCACCAAGAATAATGACTTTGCACTGATTCATGAGAAAATTTTACCAACTGATAAAATGCACTAGTGGTGCAGCAAAGAGCAGTCCATCGATGCGATCTAGTAGTCCGCCATGTCCAGGCAAGATTGCACCTGAATCCTTCACGCCAAACAAACGCTTAATAGCTGATTCAAATAAATCGCCAACAATTGCGGCAGCACTAGCGGCAAAGCTGAGCAAGAGCAGTAACCAAAACGTGCTCACCGGTGCTAAATACTCACCGCAAATCACTCCCAGCAGAGTTCCGAGAATCAAGCCCCCCAGAGCTCCACTAATGGTTTTTTGCGGACTAATGCGCAAAGCGAGCTTCGGTCCTCCAATCCGCGAACCAACAAAATACGCTCCCGTATCGGTTGCAGTTACTATGGCAAAGAGCCAAATTAAAGCTTGTGTCGCATGCGGAGTCAGTGTTGTGGCAACAAAAATCGAACCTAATACGCCAATATAGCAAAAACCAATCAAGGCCGGCATCAGCACTTCAGCAATTGTTTCATCTTGCTTCAGACGTTCAGTCATTAAACAAATCACGGCGGCAAGTAAAAGTAGTGGGATCGCTAGCATGAACGCGGGAAGTTGATTGGAAAATAAATAGAGTAGCAGAAAATTCGGGAAACTATAGAGTAAAGCTTCGCGCTTCAGCACTGGGCTAGAAAAGTTACAAAACTCTTGGTGAATCAGTGCAAAAATGACCACCGCCGCTGACCACATCGCAAAACGCCCAGCATAAAGAATTGCAGCTAAGAGTAGTAATAAAGCTGTCGCCGTAAAGACACGCTGCGCCATTATTTACCTTCGGCTTTAAGCTTTGCGCTGCGGATTTGTTCTGAAGTTTGACCAAAGCGGCGTTCACGCTGGGCATACTCTTCAAGCGTGCGATCGAGCACAGCTTCACTGAAATCAGGCCAGTACTCAGGAACGACTACGAGTTCCGCATAAGCAATTTGCCAGAGTAAAAAATTTGAAACGCGCATTTCTCCACTGGTGCGGATTAGTAATTCAGGATCGGGAATACCTGCCGTCCAGAGCTCTGCAGAAAAATCTTCCGCACTAAAGTCCTCTGCTAATTCGCCCACTTGGACGCGCTTAATGATGCGCCGTGTGGCATTTAATAGCTCTTCTCGCGCGCCATAACTAACAGCTAAAATCAAATCCAGCGTAGAATTTTCTTTTGTCTCGGCTAAGTTACGCTCGAGTCTTGTGCGCACCGCCCAGGGCAGCCGTGACAAGTCTCCAACTGCACGCAAACGAATGCGATTGTCCTTCAATAAACTTCGTTCTGAGTCGAGGTATAATTGGAAGAGTTCCATCAAACTAGTAACTTCTTCGGTAGAGCGATTCCAATTTTCAGTGGAAAAACTATAGAGTGTCAGGTAGCGCACTCCGCGCTTAACGCAGGCTTCGACAATACGGCGCACATTTTTGGCGCCTTCCTTGTGGCCCTCAAAGCGCTTAAGTCCACGCTCTTCGGCCCAACGGCCATTTCCGTCCATGATAATGGCAATATGTTGGGGTAGTTGCGGAGCAGCTGGCATGAATTAACTTCGATTCTTATGTCTCAAGAATTTCTTTTTCTTTGATTGCAAGTAGTTTATCAACTTCGGCAATATGCATATCAGTTAATTTTTGCACACGATCTTGTCCGCGTTTAGAATCGTCTTTAGTCAGGCTGGAATCTTTTTCTAATTTCTTGATCGCATCATTGGCATCACGTCGGTGGTTGCGGATCGAAACGCGGATTTCCTCTGCCATCTTGTGCAAATGCTTTACTAAGTCGCGGCGTGTTTCCTCGGTAAGCGGTGGAACGACGATGCGAATCACGTTACCTTCACGCACGGCGTTAAATCCTAAACCTGCAATGTTAATTGCTTTTTCTACTGCTTGTCCGGCACTGGCATCATAAATCTGCACTGTAATCAGGCGGGGCTCTGGAGCTGAAATCTGGCCCAATGATTGCAATGGCGTTCTTGAGCCGTAGTAATCAACAGTAATGCCTTCAAGGATTGAAGGGTTAGCGCGGCCAGTTTTAACTTTTTGCAAGTCACGCTTAAAAGCTTCAATCGTTTGCTTAGATTGACTATCATGTTTAGAGATAATTGCTTCCATTTTATTAATCCCTCAATTCGTCACTAATGTACCTACGTCGGCATCTTTCATCACGCGTGGAATATTTCCCACTTGGTTCAGGTTAAAAACACGAATCGGAATATTTTCTTCCATGCAAAGTGAAATCGCTGTTGCGTCCATGACTTCAAGTTGATTTTTTAAAGCATCAAGAAAAGTAATCTTGTCGTAGCGTTTCGCTTGAGGATTCTTAACCGGATCGCTATCGTAAATACCATCAACCTTTGTCGCTTTGAGAATTACCTGCGCTTCGATTTCCTTAGCACGTAGCGCTGCTGCTGTGTCAGTTGTAAAAAATGGGTTACCAGTACCACAAGCAAAAATCACAACGCGACCCTTTTCGAGGTGA harbors:
- a CDS encoding UMP kinase; the encoded protein is MLYKRILLKLSGEALAGDNGYGIQPQVIKRLASEISEVYRDGIQVAVVIGGGNIFRGLQASAQGMDRVSADYMGMLATVINSLALQDALEHLNVMTRVMSAIAMNAICEPFITRKAKRHLEKGRVVIFACGTGNPFFTTDTAAALRAKEIEAQVILKATKVDGIYDSDPVKNPQAKRYDKITFLDALKNQLEVMDATAISLCMEENIPIRVFNLNQVGNIPRVMKDADVGTLVTN
- a CDS encoding 1-deoxy-D-xylulose-5-phosphate reductoisomerase, producing the protein MNQCKVIILGATGSIGRSTLDVIRRNQDKFTVVGISAHTRTDELLSLAREFKLRDLAVSNEQAALKLKAQVGNDFQIHVKHESLLE
- the uppS gene encoding di-trans,poly-cis-decaprenylcistransferase — encoded protein: MPAAPQLPQHIAIIMDGNGRWAEERGLKRFEGHKEGAKNVRRIVEACVKRGVRYLTLYSFSTENWNRSTEEVTSLMELFQLYLDSERSLLKDNRIRLRAVGDLSRLPWAVRTRLERNLAETKENSTLDLILAVSYGAREELLNATRRIIKRVQVGELAEDFSAEDFSAELWTAGIPDPELLIRTSGEMRVSNFLLWQIAYAELVVVPEYWPDFSEAVLDRTLEEYAQRERRFGQTSEQIRSAKLKAEGK
- the frr gene encoding ribosome recycling factor — translated: MEAIISKHDSQSKQTIEAFKRDLQKVKTGRANPSILEGITVDYYGSRTPLQSLGQISAPEPRLITVQIYDASAGQAVEKAINIAGLGFNAVREGNVIRIVVPPLTEETRRDLVKHLHKMAEEIRVSIRNHRRDANDAIKKLEKDSSLTKDDSKRGQDRVQKLTDMHIAEVDKLLAIKEKEILET
- a CDS encoding phosphatidate cytidylyltransferase, which translates into the protein MAQRVFTATALLLLLAAILYAGRFAMWSAAVVIFALIHQEFCNFSSPVLKREALLYSFPNFLLLYLFSNQLPAFMLAIPLLLLAAVICLMTERLKQDETIAEVLMPALIGFCYIGVLGSIFVATTLTPHATQALIWLFAIVTATDTGAYFVGSRIGGPKLALRISPQKTISGALGGLILGTLLGVICGEYLAPVSTFWLLLLLSFAASAAAIVGDLFESAIKRLFGVKDSGAILPGHGGLLDRIDGLLFAAPLVHFISW